The Ostrea edulis chromosome 1, xbOstEdul1.1, whole genome shotgun sequence genomic sequence AATACTTCAAATCAGTAATTACATAATACCCTGTAATATTTTGCTTCCTTTTAACTACATATGATAGTTTAACTTGCTTGTAAAgttaaatttgtttaaaaatcttgatttattattttcattatttggcCCGGTCCTATAAAAGATTTAACTAATTGCCCAACAATTTACAACATAcatatgtttaaatattttcttttaaattggcTATAAAGATTAAAAATCACACATCATGATGTAAATTCAAAagaagagtttttaaaaattcttatatcacctctattttttatttcatggaGTGCGTTCAATCGCCCGTAAAAGTAAGACTTGCGTATATTAGACtgtgcaaaataaaaaaagaaaaaaaggtaaAGGATGGCGGAGATCATCGTCAGCAATCAGGCGTATTGTAAAATACTGCTACATTCAGTAAAACATCCACATTGTGCTGTGAATGGTGTGTTATTGGCAGAGGACAGTAAATCAAAAGACCGCAAAGTTTTGAAATTCGTGGATTGTATACCTTTATTTCATTTAACTTTGAGTCTCTCACCCATGCTTGAAGCTGCCTTGTTGCAGGTAAATATTGTGGCTAAAATATAGATAATTTCTAAAAATCCATAACAAGTAGTTTTGTCGTTGTCTCCCACATATATCGAAGCATATTTAGACAAAGTTTTATGGCGAAATTTATTTCTAaggtgtaaaaaaaataattttgcagAGGAAATTCGGGTAATGTTTAAAGCCGGTATATATTTGACAATGTTGACACCTTCTTTTCTTAAGGCTCATATGTCACATTGTATAAGTGGAGGAAATTGTGTATGGAGTTAGTATATGAATGATGCTTCAAATACAATTCAATATATGCAGACATATATGATTTGAAACTAGTTAACCCATATTTTCATATTCTGGGGTGAtgttggagagagagagagagagagagagagagagagagagagagagagagaggactTTTATGTATCAGTTAATTTCTATTCGATGATGTTATGTTTCAGATTGATGCAtactgtaaaagtagaggataTGTCATCGCAGGTTACTATCAAGCTAATGAAAATCTTAGGGACAAAGAGTAAGTTTTCTTGGATTCTCGATCAAAAGGATCGATGCATGCACACATGTAACAGTATTGTAACTAGATCAAAACAGAAAAGAATGGTGATATCATGAATTCAGAgtttttgaaatttcttttgaagtgtcagacatttggtccgatactgttagaaatagtgtcagcccaaacaaaattttgtcagtccagaaaaaaattcattgctTTTGAggtttttagaaattttatttataatcaactacatgtgttattgtattcaaTCTCCATCTCAGCTATATGTTCATAAATTCTCCTTTCATACCCTTTCGCATCTTCCTCGCACTCTGAATCTTCCTCAATTCACCGAGTCACTTTTTTGCTCCATTTCTCTCTCATCCTGCACTTCTGTCCCATCCTCCACTTCTCTCTCACCCTCCACTtttctctctatcctgtctattcctctcaacttctttctcatcttcctctgCAATCGTTTAAATTACTCTCTCTCACTTTGGCCCGGGTGAAGTTGGTCTTGCGACTTTGAGCAGATGGTGTCACCTAGCAATAGGTAAAACTGCATGAAACAAAAGCCATTGTCTCCCAGATTCCCGGCTTCTTTTCTCCTTGTAGTTCTCACAACAGATTCCTCATGTTTACGTTTCAATGTCTTGCCGGATTTAGCAtcggtttgaaaatttatagGCCACATGACCGCCATTTTTCCCGGTAAAAAAAGGACTTCAATCCCGATCTTTTATCGGCCATTAGGACCGACAATTAAGTAACTTTTGTCggacatttactacttttatcggataatccgacattaccgacacttttcaagaactctgtgaattataatcaattcatgcaaatgtaaaggGTGAAATCTCACCTTTTGGAGTAAGACAAGCATTGAAGAAAGCAATGAGAGTTAATGTAAACAAACCAGTTTATAAAAGTTCAAGAACCTACTAttcctttacatatatatattatagttcctttcatatattttaaaaagaacaaGAAAAAACTATACCAAATTTTTAATCCTACAAGTCATTAAAAAGGATTTATTAAACAATTTGATATCTCTCAAGAAGAGTGGAatacaattaataaaaatgtgttttactatTACAAAGGACACAAAAATTACAGTGGCTACAAATCGTATTAATCATCAAATTTTAGTcacaaattcatttttgttaaaaatatagaaaatagaCCTTGTGTACATTTTGTGCAAAAGAAAAGGAATCAGTAGAGCATGTTTTGTATGACAGTGAAAATggttaaattatttttcaaaaatgtgcAATCTAGGtgtagggattttttttttattaaatattggAACAAGTATGCACAAAGTGGAAAGGCAGTTAGCATGTAAACGCAATTATGTTGATTGTCTTAGGTCTTCTAGTAATCGTATGCATAAGCATCCTTTGAGTTAATATTGGTAATCATAATAGTACATTTAACATCCATTTGATACCAAAGTTTGACAACctatcaaattaaattttgtctcCCTCCCCCTCCTGAAAAGTAATGATATATAAACTGAATTAATAGTATTAAAGCATGTActgatagatatatatatatatatatatatatattggacaGTTGTGTATGTAACTCTTCTAGAAGTATAAAGATAACAATATTTTGGACATGTTTATGCTTTCTTCTTTATGTTTTTTGATAGATTGAATAATGTTGCCAGAACTATAGGGAGAAGAATTCAAGAAAATTGCCAAGATTCACATGTATTTATGGTaaaaacatattatatatatactgtactcAACTCATTAAAAGACATCCATGGAGGAAATGTGTATGGTATGTTTTTTGTTCCAAGTTGTCAGAAATGTGAGGTTTACTGAACAAAATTGCTCCAATTCAATGAGTTAGATggaacaaaatataaaaaaacaatAATGAGTATTTATTTATCTCATACTCTCCAGACTCCATGTAGAATGATTATTAGACATTCCCTTAATtaatactgtatataaacatgtacagtaattatgagaaattttctttaataatcaatatacaaattcaTTGATCAATGATGCAAAGACTTTCTCACAAATTCTTTTCATCCATTGAAATGTCTAAAATGTGATCTGCTTATGGCTTTCAACAGATGTTTTTATTAACATTTTAAGTGAAATTATGGGTTCATTCGATTCAATTTATTTAGTCCATGGTATTTTCCAGCTTTATTAATTCTATATGTGGCAAAATTGTAGGAGATCTATTCAGTTATTTTATTACGTTATtacatacatgaaaggtgaagataatgttATGGAAAATTTGAACCTGGAGGAAAACATACAGGCAGGGtttgaaactaactttttatgtcaccagtccagccggactgatgggatataatttcaaccagtagGTAGAAAAATtcaccagtccaacagagttttccagaaataattaacaGATTTCGTAAATgttaattaaatgaaatttaacttaACATGCTCAGACAATAtagtaacacttaaatgtgggatttatatttacaaatcagattcgtctgataccTATGGATCAAAGCATGCTAAATGtgcataaaatttatattttccaacATGATGCTCTAGAAAAcgaaccagtcccatcggactgactataacaaatgtcagtcagtccgccagacttttaaccagtcacagactgatgggcatatgttaatttcgagccctgacaGAATTGTATGACTATCATGAGATGATATTGAAAGTGGTTTCATTCATGTTAGATCTAAGTGATTTCTGGaatagaaataaatgataaaagaacTTTCCTCTgggtttatattatatataagttAAGATATGTATTTTTATCACACTTTTGAATGACATAGCAATACGCAATTGCCCTTAGTGAATGTCACTTTCCCTCATTTTCAACTTCGTGCACTTGGATATAACGTATTTGATTACAATATTTGTTATATGTCTGAGGACTCCTGTCATAATGCTTTAAAATGCAATACAGTATCATAATTCTTAGTTAATTATTTCAACAGGTTGATAATGAGAGGCTTTATCCAGAATCTGTCTCAGAAATATACAGAATCTACTCAATGAAGGAGAGTTCATGGAAAGAAGAAATGTAAGTcatatgattttgattttctgtttTAAATAATTATGTCAATTTTTGAATGTTATGACCAAAGTTTGATAGATTTAAGCATAGAGAACACAGTTCTTGTGTTGCAAATGGTCATTGTTGACTGTTGCCCCTTTTTTGACTAACTTAAGGGTGAAGATAAAGTACCTTATTGGCCCCAGTTTACACAAATAGCACTTGAGTGTGTGAAAGATTGTAGTTATTAGATCACCATCTATACATATGAATTTGCATCATGCAGGGATGATAACTAACAATAAAATTCAAGAAGCCAAATGGACTACCAACTCTTCAAATCTcaaataattttattcataaatcaATGCATAACAAACAAAACCTATGATTTTGATGAGaaattatgtataaataatttacAAGATCAACAAGGAAAATCTGGTGGACAGCTGGACCATAGCGAGTGTGTGACTGTTAATTCTGATCTGTTATGCATgaaaattagaatataatacattatatatattgagTACAAGTACAGCTGTGAGCTCAtgacattcaaaatttgattggttggttaGTTTTATTTTAAGCTGTATGGTCTGAAAAGTTcgcatatttttaaatgtgatgTAGAATTAACATGttttttcaatctaattaaaatcagacttcttagatccgcgccgtatactatGCGCAAGAAGATCTTACATAACCCgactaggggtcatgttcatgtgaactttatgttTATAGCCAATCAGCGCATCGCCAAtgaaatcgtcggtgttcacaattcaaggaataTGACTGTGATTGTTGgtttgaaataaaacacatcgcagctagatgtgacgtcacaatgctccgtttacgtcgactggcgttatattcctcacGTTAATTAagtgaaaactattcaaatggtacccatccctattcatacaccctattcatacataaatcgcatttcacaattaatttaatttggttgtattttatatcgtacgttttatattttgtattaaaggaaaagattaggcattattatgaaagtttaaaattctttatgtgagaataaacaattttatagtgtggaATATACTttgtgggagagagattactgcaacttgtttacAAATTGCCAGGAACTGCCTAAATatccatcattgtctgtatggcacaatctgactggctgatagttctaaTGAATATTCCAGGCGAAAGGTCATGCGAACATGAACCCCTATGGGTTTATGTTAGATCCTATTGTAGTGATTGTGAGtgtatcttaggatctgattttaactaGATTGATGTTTTTCACACTTTCATTACAAGTATGACAATATTAATATACAGTATGTTCTACATGTCTACCGATTATTTGACTAGTTTTCCTCcagaaatattcattttgatatgGACACTCACTACCAATTATTAAATCACATTCATATGACTGTTGTGCATATGACTGTCACCATGAAATTTGTAAACAGTATCATAATTTATGCGTGAAATGTGATTCAGAGTACCATAAATATAGAGGACAATCACATTCCATTAACCAATCCATGACTCGGGCTCAGAATCTTCACAATTACATTCCATTAACCAATCCGTAACTCGGGCTCAGAATCTTCACAATTACATTCCAATAACCAATCCGTGACTCAGGCTTTGAATCTTCACAATTACATTCCATTAACCAGTCTGCAACTGGGGCTCGAAATCTTCACAATTACATTCCATTAACCAATCTGTGAGTGACTCGAAATCTTCAATGAAGTACTCAAGTTCGTAACCATAGAAAGTTTCTGTAATTACACCTCTTAGGTTTGCATGTGTGGAGAAAATTTCTAGCAAAGCATGTATAGGAACtcttattagctcacctgagctaaaagctcaagtgagcttttctgattacccgtattccggcgtctgtccgtctgtctctccgtctgtaaacttttaacatttttgacttcttcttaaaaaccactgggccaatttcaaccaaagttggcacaaagcattcttaggtaaagggaattctaaattgttaaaataaagtggccaggccaccttccaaggggagataatcaagaaaagataaaaatagagtagggtcattaaaaaaatcttcttctcaagaaccactgggccagaaaagatgaaatttatagataagctttattaggtagtgtagattctaaattgttaaaatcatggcccccgggggttggatggggccacaataggggatcaaagttttacatactgggccagaaaatctttaaaaatcttcttctcaagaaccactgagccagaaaagctgagatttacatgaaagctttctgacatagtgcagaatcaagtttgttcaaagttttacatacaaatatataggaaaaatattcttttgggccagaaaagctgagatttatatgaaagcttc encodes the following:
- the LOC125666860 gene encoding ER membrane protein complex subunit 8-like; the encoded protein is MAEIIVSNQAYCKILLHSVKHPHCAVNGVLLAEDSKSKDRKVLKFVDCIPLFHLTLSLSPMLEAALLQIDAYCKSRGYVIAGYYQANENLRDKELNNVARTIGRRIQENCQDSHVFMVDNERLYPESVSEIYRIYSMKESSWKEEMSETVTEDTLRVASMLLSSQSFRKVDVVDFDNHFNDITQDWRNIQINELLEKCT